The following coding sequences lie in one Apium graveolens cultivar Ventura chromosome 3, ASM990537v1, whole genome shotgun sequence genomic window:
- the LOC141711358 gene encoding transcription factor bHLH143-like gives MEEGIGNWFGHQQSNEQSPNSNILNAQYCFGQSTTVPSYMNPCNNFTSMTGVLPMHGFSGMPQAKASQPNEPRGWFYCMPRFRQAFAPVLNSASPYKNCGDSVPFDFQSPPKMSLNAQSAPKRFLVFDQCGDQTTLIFGSGINGPVNNMSSLCPKPSNAFTLYKDELESIRDASNPSMQFSPKRFVDQEYETDIRSEMHEDTEELDALLYSDDEDDYSEDEEVASTGHSPNTTPLANKRVRFDESGEEVASSAMPAKKQRVSDEGYNVASLMDTASSLKSDKCINCEDDAESNCGYSNNVLGESDSVSHQQSKIDKIRKTISILESIIPDGKGKDSIAVIDDAIHYLRSLKDKAKVLGLDGQ, from the coding sequence ATGGAAGAAGGCATCGGGAACTGGTTTGGTCACCAGCAATCTAATGAGCAATCTCCCAATTCGAATATATTGAATGCTCAATACTGTTTCGGGCAGTCGACTACAGTCCCTTCTTACATGAACCCGTGCAATAATTTCACTTCTATGACTGGCGTTCTGCCTATGCATGGGTTTTCTGGAATGCCACAGGCCAAGGCCAGTCAACCAAATGAGCCTCGTGGTTGGTTTTACTGCATGCCTCGTTTCCGTCAGGCTTTTGCCCCGGTGCTAAACTCTGCTTCTCCATATAAAAATTGTGGGGACTCTGTGCCTTTTGATTTTCAGAGTCCTCCAAAAATGTCTCTTAATGCTCAGAGTGCTCCGAAAAGGTTTCTTGTTTTTGATCAGTGTGGAGATCAGACCACATTGATATTCGGTTCTGGTATCAATGGTCCCGTCAATAACATGTCATCTTTGTGCCCAAAACCTTCTAATGCATTTACTCTGTACAAGGATGAGCTGGAAAGTATAAGAGATGCAAGTAATCCGTCTATGCAGTTTTCACCTAAAAGATTTGTTGATCAAGAATATGAAACTGATATTAGAAGTGAGATGCATGAAGACACTGAAGAACTCGATGCACTACTTTActctgatgatgaagatgattACTCCGAGGATGAGGAAGTGGCAAGCACTGGCCATTCACCCAATACTACTCCTCTCGCTAATAAACGAGTACGGTTTGATGAGAGTGGAGAAGAAGTTGCTAGTTCCGCTATGCCTGCCAAAAAGCAGAGAGTTTCAGATGAGGGATATAATGTCGCATCACTTATGGACACAGCAAGTTCCTTAAAAAGTGATAAATGCATCAATTGCGAAGACGATGCAGAATCTAATTGTGGTTACAGCAACAATGTGTTGGGAGAATCAGATTCAGTGTCTCACCAACAGTCTAAAATAGACAAAATACGCAAGACCATAAGCATCCTAGAGAGCATAATTCCTGATGGAAAAGGTAAAGATTCTATTGCGGTCATTGACGATGCTATCCATTACTTGAGATCTTTAAAGGACAAAGCTAAAGTATTAGGCCTTGATGGTCAGTAA
- the LOC141711241 gene encoding putative mitochondrial protein AtMg00310, with protein MPSEPIIKFLVERVGQKLQGWQHKSISRGGKLVLLKTAAQTVPNFWMSLLLVPAEICNSIQRQMNAFWWGGGGSGRGIKWLAWDRLCNAKEDGGLGFKNLKLFNIVMLAKQGWRLLNNANPLVTSLMKARYFPHTDFLNAKLGANPSYTWRSILEAQDVIKQGCRKRIGDGQSTNIWEVPWLPCRANGYLTSTAYPELKEALVENLMEVGKSKWDKAVLLDILNDRDM; from the coding sequence atgccttcggaacccatcATCAAGTTCTTGGTGGAACGTGTGGGTCAGAAACTACAAGGCTGGCAGCATAAATCGATATCAAGAGGAGGTAAATTAGTGTTGTTGAAAACTGCAGCACAAACGGTACCTAATTTTTGGATGAGCTTATTGTTGGTTCCAGCAGAAATATGTAATAGCATTCAGAGACAGATGAATGCATTTTGGTGGGGAGGAGGAGGAAGTGGTAGGGGAATTAAGTGGTTAGCGTGGGATAGGTTGTGTAATGCAAAAGAGGATGGGGGGTTGGGATTCAAAAATTTAAAGTTGTTCAACATAGTGATGCTAGCAAAACAGGGTTGGCGGCTGCTGAATAATGCGAATCCTTTGGTAACAAGTCTCATGAAGGCGAGGTACTTTCCACATACAGATTTTTTAAATGCAAAATTAGGGGCTAATCCGAGTTATACGTGGAGGAGCATTTTGgaggctcaagatgtaattaaaCAAGGGTGTCGTAAAAGGATAGGGGATGGGCAAAGCACTAATATTTGGGAGGTTCCGTGGTTACCGTGTCGAGCAAATGGATATTTGACGTCAACTGCTTATCCCGAATTAAAAGAAGCACTAGTTGAGAATCTTATGGAAGTAGGGAAAAGTAAATGGGACAAAGCTGTTTTATTGGATATTCTGAACGACAGAGATATGTAG
- the LOC141711359 gene encoding cyclin-D4-1-like codes for MAPSLDCAVSSLLCAEETESIYFDESLEEFDTTHHYKTSKNQNFEAKQVSINTFLPLQSDEVLNLMFKKECEHLPASDFLERLRNGDLDLKARQEAVHWIEKVHSYFNFGPQCAYLSVNYLDRFISAYELPAGKAWMMQLLAVACVSLAAKTEETEVPLLLDLQVCESKFVFEARTIQRMELLVLSTLKWRMQSITPFSFIDYFLAKTMGDHIASTSTIFRSIQLISSLIKGIEFLEFRPSEIAAAVALSVAGETETVETENALYELDYHFQKDKLVKCVELIKKSPPSLSAIGSSGPNGLISSSLPRSPSGVLDAGACLSYRSADSTVGSCLNSSYYAENTKRRKLS; via the exons ATGGCACCAAGTCTTGATTGTGCAGTATCAAGCCTACTCTGTGCTGAAGAAACTGAAAGTATATATTTTGATGAGAGTCTTGAAGAGTTTGACACCACACATCACTATAAAACCAGTAAAAATCAAAACTTTGAGGCTAAACAAGTGTCTATCAATACTTTCTTGCCATTACAGAGTGATGAAGTTTTGAACTTGATGTTTAAAAAAGAATGTGAACATTTGCCTGCTTCTGATTTTTTGGAAAGATTGAGAAATGGGGATTTGGATTTAAAGGCTAGACAAGAAGCTGTTCATTGGATTGAaaag GTTCATTCTTATTTCAATTTTGGGCCTCAGTGTGCTTATTTATCAGTGAACTACTTGGACAGATTCATCTCTGCCTATGAGTTACCA GCTGGCAAGGCATGGATGATGCAATTGTTGGCTGTTGCTTGTGTGTCTCTAGCAGCGAAAACGGAGGAGACTGAAGTGCCATTGCTCTTAGATTTACAG GTTTGTGAATCGAAATTTGTATTTGAAGCAAGAACCATACAGAGAATGGAACTTCTTGTTTTGAGCACATTGAAGTGGAGGATGCAATCAATAACTCCGTTCTCATTTATTGATTATTTCCTTGCAAAGACTATGGGGGATCATATTGCATCAACATCGACAATCTTTAGATCAATACAACTTATATCAAGCCTGATAAAAG GGATTGAATTCTTGGAATTCAGGCCTTCTGAAATTGCAGCAGCAGTGGCTCTGTCTGTTGCAGGAGAAACTGAAACAGTAGAAACAGAGAATGCATTATATGAACTCGATTACCATTTCCAAAAG GATAAATTGGTCAAGTGTGTTGAACTGATAAAGAAATCACCACCATCTTTAAGTGCAATTGGCAGTAGTGGACCCAATGGATTAATCTCATCGTCATTGCCCCGAAGCCCGAGTGGTGTGCTAGATGCGGGTGCTTGTTTAAGCTACAGAAGTGCTGATTCAACAGTTGGATCATGTTTAAATTCTTCTTATTATGCCGAGAACACTAAAAGGAGGAAGCTAAGTTAA